Proteins encoded together in one Macadamia integrifolia cultivar HAES 741 chromosome 8, SCU_Mint_v3, whole genome shotgun sequence window:
- the LOC122086299 gene encoding histone-lysine N-methyltransferase, H3 lysine-9 specific SUVH6-like → MAEVENSMESVRMSTLINGGATAEPLKERALENGHARTGSLKYRRRNIVVKRDFPRGCGRFAERINGVSEEDGGSSKVGAENGTIVKPEPESIRDSGILGGSQAPELCNGLVQEESDLSKTLTTEMAKPLETSDQVEALEQVKALENETSTHTCHALDSETAERIETSDQLEGLELVKPLEHETSTHMSQQPLVSESKMLLETSDHVGKLKKVKSLEHETPTRVDQGIDSEPAKPSATLDEVEDPEPIQSVDPVETVLYETSAQIELPELSKNLEPLNGSATGLVLPRDPVLPETSEVSKVSDQPQLSTPIVGGTEKSCPLVNIPRRKALVVRHFPPGCGRNAPPMSREEYLKVTDSSKDTSADKRRPSGEHRPFENSVEDYAAPNPERVSDEDALSIKLKRNVTKEIGTKVQSKSEDDFSKNIAEHAPIRIVSETRNNAKQSKEKIKEGDASTGKFKGNLSVGIGDEDRVKSEEVFGKEMTEQVQVRTISDIKLKQEVLEETSIRSPRENILFRSNTNSQSVSNSTTRKDGFSKWKLGKEVHTSKGKSSKRQFLGEIQDEVDNISQSHGRQIVSLQPSGEMVIVQALMAAPNCPWRQGKRGLKSSSTIGTTRNKAKKHELVIQDKSASVSKKNKAESENSEGKSKRKKLPPAEMDAHQGLQLVLRDEEDTLEHVEVGENVPLNKKPRNFEVSPIPFGVHTSSGKGDGSKVTREKVRETLRFFQVIFRKFLQGEEAHPKDQGNTGNRIDLRAGSVLKKGNRWVNTEKILGPVPGVEVGDEFHYRVELAIVGLHKPFQGGIDSMKKNGEILATSIVASGGYPDDMDSSDVLIYSGQGGKPVGGEKHKQAEDQKLERGNLALKNAMDAGSPVRVIRGFKETNSSDSAEPRGKIITTYIYDGLYLVEDYWTESSTYGTSVFKFKLRRIPGQPELALKEVKKSRKSKVREGLCVVDISQGKEKMPIGAVNTIDDEKPPPFTYITKMIYPDWYKPIPPTGCDCTSGCLNSTKCSCAAKNGGEIPFNYDGAIVEAKPLVYECGSSCRCPPSCHNRVSQRGIKFQLEIFKTESRGWGVRSLTSIPSGSFVCEYTGELLQDKEAEKRTGNDEYLFDIGYNYNDHALWEGLPDVIPDLHMNSPCEVVEDAGYTIDAAQYGSIGRFINHSCSPNLYAQNVLYDHDDKRMPHIMLFAAENIPPLQEITYHYNYTIGQVYDAEGKVKEKKCCCGSAECSGRLY, encoded by the coding sequence ATGGCGGAAGTTGAGAATTCTATGGAATCGGTGAGAATGAGTACGTTGATCAATGGTGGTGCGACTGCTGAGCCGTTGAAGGAACGGGCATTGGAGAACGGCCATGCTAGGACTGGTTCTCTGAAGTACAGGCGGCGGAACATTGTTGTCAAACGGGATTTTCCAAGGGGTTGTGGACGATTTGCAGAGAGGATTAATGGGGTTTCGGAGGAAGACGGTGGAAGCTCCAAAGTTGGGGCAGAGAATGGAACGATTGTTAAACCTGAACCTGAATCTATCAGAGATTCTGGAATTTTGGGCGGGTCTCAAGCTCCGGAATTGTGTAATGGTTTGGTTCAGGAAGAATCAGACTTGTCCAAGACATTGACCACTGAGATGGCGAAGCCGTTAGAAACTTCAGATCAGGTGGAAGCACTTGAACAAGTGAAAGCTTTGGAGAATGAGACGTCAACCCACACATGCCATGCTCTGGATTCTGAGACTGCGGAGCGGATAGAAACTTCAGATCAGTTGGAAGGGCTTGAACTGGTGAAACCTTTAGAGCATGAAACATCGACCCATATGTCCCAACAACCTCTGGTTTCTGAGAGTAAGATGTTGTTAGAAACTTCAGATCACGTGGGAAAGCTTAAAAAGGTGAAATCTTTGGAGCATGAAACACCTACCCGTGTGGATCAAGGCATAGATTCTGAGCCTGCAAAACCCTCAGCCACGCTTGATGAGGTGGAAGATCCTGAACCGATCCAAAGTGTTGATCCTGTGGAAACTGTACTATATGAAACTTCAGCTCAGATAGAACTGCCTGAATTGTCCAAAAATTTAGAACCTCTAAATGGGAGTGCCACTGGACTGGTGCTGCCAAGAGATCCTGTTCTTCCGGAGACTTCAGAAGTGTCCAAGGTTTCAGATCAACCTCAACTGTCCACACCCATTGTTGGAGGTACTGAAAAGAGCTGTCCTCTAGTTAACATTCCTCGCAGAAAAGCTTTGGTTGTCCGACATTTCCCTCCAGGTTGTGGGAGAAATGCTCCTCCTATGAGTAGGGAAGAGTATCTGAAAGTTACTGATTCTTCGAAAGACACAAGTGCAGATAAACGAAGGCCTAGTGGGGAGCATAGGCCATTTGAGAATTCAGTTGAAGATTATGCTGCACCAAATCCGGAGAGGGTCAGTGATGAAGATGCTCTCAGTATCAAGTTGAAAAGGAATGTCACCAAAGAAATTGGGACAAAGGTTCAAAGCAAATCTGAAGATGATTTTAGCAAAAACATTGCAGAACATGCACCAATTAGAATAGTTTCTGAGACCAGAAACAATGCAAAACAATCCAAAGAGAAAATTAAGGAAGGTGATGCTTCTACTGGTAAATTCAAAGGCAATCTTTCTGTAGGAATTGGTGACGAAGACAGAGTTAAATCGGAAGAGGTTTTTGGCAAAGAAATGACAGAGCAAGTTCAAGTTAGAACAATTTCTGACATTAAATTAAAGCAGGAAGTTCTGGAAGAAACCAGCATTAGATCTCCTAGGGAGAATATTTTGTTTCGGTCGAACACTAATTCTCAATCAGTCAGTAATAGTACTACTAGGAAAGATGGATTCTCAAAGTGGAAACTGGGAAAGGAAGTGCATACCAGCAAGGGTAAGAGTTCTAAGAGACAATTTCTTGGGGAGATTCAAGATGAAGTGGATAATATTAGTCAATCTCATGGAAGACAGATTGTTAGTTTGCAGCCCTCTGGTGAGATGGTGATTGTGCAAGCTTTGATGGCTGCACCAAACTGTCCATGGAGGCAGGGAAAACGGGGTTTAAAATCTAGCTCAACGATTGGTACTACCCGAAACAAAGCAAAGAAGCATGAACTGGTGATACAGGACAAATCTGCATCTGTTTCCAAGAAAAATAAAGCTGAATCAGAAAATTCAGAAGGAAAATCTAAAAGGAAGAAATTGCCTCCTGCTGAAATGGATGCTCATCAAGGTCTTCAGCTGGTTCTCAGGGACGAGGAAGACACTCTGGAGCATGTTGAAGTGGGTGAAAATGTTCCCTTGAATAAAAAACCTCGAAATTTCGAAGTGAGCCCTATTCCATTTGGTGTTCATACTTCAAGTGGTAAAGGAGATGGCTCTAAGGTTACCCGTGAAAAAGTCAGGGAGACTCTACGTTTCTTCCAAGTGATCTTTAGGAAATTCTTACAAGGAGAGGAAGCACATCCGAAAGATCAAGGTAATACTGGCAACCGGATAGATCTACGGGCTGGAAGTGTTCTCAAGAAGGGAAACAGATGGGTTAACACTGAGAAGATCTTAGGACCTGTCCCTGGTGTTGAAGTTGGTGATGAATTTCATTATAGGGTTGAGCTTGCTATTGTTGGTCTTCACAAACCATTTCAGGGTGGTATAGATTCCatgaagaaaaatggagaaattcTTGCGACAAGTATTGTAGCCTCCGGTGGGTACCCTGATGACATGGATAGCTCTGATGTATTGATTTATTCTGGTCAAGGAGGAAAGCCAGTGGGTGGGGAGAAGCATAAGCAAGCTGAAGATCAAAAGCTTGAGCGTGGAAACCTTGCTCTAAAGAATGCCATGGATGCAGGAAGTCCTGTGAGGGTTATCCGTGGATTTAAGGAAACGAATAGTTCTGATTCTGCGGAACCGAGGGGTAAGATAATTACGACATACATCTATGATGGGCTGTACTTAGTTGAGGATTACTGGACCGAGTCGAGCACTTACGGTACTTCTGTCTTTAAATTTAAGTTGAGAAGAATTCCAGGCCAGCCAGAACTTGCTCTGAAAGAGGTGAAGAAGTCAAGAAAGTCCAAAGTTCGTGAGGGTCTCTGTGTTGTTGATATTTCtcaagggaaagagaagatgcCCATTGGTGCTGTAAACACCATTGATGATGAGAAACCTCCGCCATTCACTTACATAACCAAGATGATATATCCTGACTGGTACAAACCTATTCCTCCTACAGGATGTGATTGCACTAGTGGGTGCTTGAACTCCACGAAATGTTCCTGTGCAGCCAAAAATGGAGGGGAAATTCCATTCAACTATGATGGGGCCATTGTGGAAGCAAAGCCTCTTGTTTATGAGTGCGGTTCTTCTTGCAGGTGCCCTCCTTCTTGCCATAACAGAGTCAGCCAACGTGGTATCAAATTTCAGCTGGAGATTTTCAAGACTGAATCGAGGGGCTGGGGGGTTAGATCTTTGACGTCCATCCCTTCTGGAAGTTTTGTATGTGAGTATACAGGAGAACTGCTTCAGGATAAGGAGGCTGAGAAAAGAACTGGTAACGATGAGTATCTATTTGATATTGGATATAACTATAATGATCATGCGCTATGGGAGGGACTCCCAGATGTAATACCAGACCTGCACATGAATTCTCCATGTGAAGTTGTGGAGGATGCAGGCTACACCATTGATGCAGCTCAGTATGGGAGTATTGGAAGATTCATCAACCATAGTTGTTCACCCAACCTTTATGCACAAAATGTCCTTTATGATCATGATGACAAGAGAATGCCCCACATAATGCTTTTTGCTGCTGAGAACATTCCTCCATTGCAGGAGATAACTTACCATTACAATTATACGATAGGTCAAGTTTATGATGCTGAAGGCAAGGTCAAGGAGAAGAAATGCTGCTGTGGTTCTGCTGAGTGCAGTGGCAGGCTTTACTAA